The following proteins are encoded in a genomic region of Haloarcula marina:
- a CDS encoding NAD(P)-dependent oxidoreductase → MDLLVFGASGRVGSRLCTYAATDGHRVTAFVREGSSAPDDARVVEGDVTDARTVAETVDDQDAVCSALGPETEADTSAFTAGTENISDGMEAAGVDRLVAVSAAAILQATPGRLCLDMPEFPDQLRSVATAHKTVYERLRDSALDWTLACPAQMPDGAPTNYYRTAVDYLPEGGQSISSGDVAAFVYDTAVGDEYRRQRVGLAY, encoded by the coding sequence ATGGATTTACTCGTCTTCGGCGCAAGCGGGCGGGTCGGTAGCCGTCTCTGTACGTACGCCGCTACCGACGGCCACCGCGTCACTGCGTTCGTCCGCGAGGGCAGTTCCGCCCCGGACGACGCCCGCGTCGTCGAGGGCGACGTTACCGACGCACGGACCGTCGCCGAGACGGTAGACGACCAGGACGCCGTCTGTAGCGCCCTCGGCCCCGAGACCGAGGCGGACACCTCGGCATTCACGGCCGGGACCGAGAACATCAGCGACGGGATGGAAGCCGCTGGCGTCGACCGACTCGTCGCCGTCTCGGCCGCGGCTATCCTGCAGGCGACGCCAGGTCGACTCTGCCTCGATATGCCCGAGTTTCCCGACCAGTTGCGGTCCGTCGCGACGGCTCACAAGACGGTGTACGAGCGCCTCCGCGACTCCGCGCTCGACTGGACGCTGGCCTGTCCGGCACAGATGCCCGACGGCGCGCCGACCAACTACTACCGGACCGCCGTCGACTACCTCCCGGAAGGCGGACAGTCTATCTCGTCGGGTGACGTTGCAGCGTTCGTCTACGACACGGCGGTCGGCGACGAGTACCGCCGCCAGCGCGTCGGCCTCGCTTACTGA
- a CDS encoding GTPBP1 family GTP-binding protein → MSPDRAVLRRALERGEQEGGSVEFKERLTEHLHLSEGRLESLAAQLRHRVLSGDGEATYVVGVTDDGGLAGISPEEFSESMDVLSLLAEEASAHIEEVKTWGVDGVANGDADADHGIVGVATIREGAVLEDDDHIVVGTAGHVDHGKSTLVGSLVTGEADDGEGSTRGFLDVQPHEVERGLSADLSYGVYGFDDDGPVRMDNPHRKSDRARVVEESDRLVSFVDTVGHEPWLRTTIRGLVGQKLDYGLLTVAADDGVTATTREHLGILLATDLPTVVAITKTDLVTDERVSEVEHEVERALREVDKTPLRVERHGVETAIEEISETVIPVMTTSAVTRDGLGDLDAMFEALPKTAGEVGDFRMYVDRTYNVQGVGPVASGTIKSGEVEAGDDLLIGPMQDGTFREVQVRSIEMHYHRVDEATAGRIVGIALKGVREADIDRGMALLPADADPNPVKTFEAEVMVLNHPTRIGEGYEPVVHLETVSEAAAFYPEGGQLLPGDAGRTTVEFKFRSYLVEEGQKFVFREGRSKGVGTVTDVTTD, encoded by the coding sequence ATGAGCCCCGACCGGGCTGTCCTCCGGCGCGCGCTGGAGCGCGGCGAACAGGAGGGCGGCAGCGTCGAGTTCAAAGAACGGCTCACCGAGCATCTCCACCTCTCCGAGGGTCGACTGGAGTCGCTGGCCGCACAACTCCGCCACCGCGTCCTCTCGGGCGACGGCGAGGCCACCTACGTCGTCGGCGTCACGGACGACGGCGGATTGGCCGGTATCTCCCCCGAGGAGTTCTCCGAGTCGATGGACGTGTTGAGCCTCTTGGCCGAGGAAGCGAGCGCGCACATCGAGGAGGTGAAGACGTGGGGCGTCGACGGTGTTGCCAACGGCGACGCGGACGCCGACCACGGTATCGTCGGCGTCGCCACAATCCGCGAGGGTGCCGTCCTCGAAGACGACGACCACATCGTCGTCGGGACGGCGGGCCACGTCGACCACGGGAAGTCCACCCTCGTCGGCTCGCTCGTCACCGGTGAGGCCGACGACGGCGAAGGGAGCACCCGCGGGTTCCTCGACGTGCAACCCCACGAAGTCGAGCGCGGCCTCTCGGCGGACCTCTCCTACGGCGTCTACGGGTTCGACGACGACGGCCCGGTCCGGATGGACAATCCCCACCGAAAAAGTGACCGCGCACGCGTTGTGGAAGAATCCGACCGTCTCGTCTCGTTCGTCGACACCGTCGGCCACGAACCGTGGCTCCGAACCACGATTCGGGGACTGGTCGGGCAGAAACTCGACTACGGTCTGCTCACCGTCGCCGCCGACGACGGCGTCACGGCGACGACCCGAGAGCACTTGGGCATCCTGCTGGCGACGGACCTGCCGACAGTCGTCGCCATCACGAAGACCGACCTCGTGACCGACGAGCGAGTGAGCGAGGTCGAACACGAGGTCGAACGGGCGCTCCGTGAGGTGGACAAGACACCGCTCCGCGTGGAACGGCACGGCGTCGAGACGGCCATCGAGGAGATTTCCGAGACGGTCATTCCCGTCATGACGACGAGCGCGGTGACCCGCGATGGACTGGGTGACCTCGACGCGATGTTCGAGGCCCTGCCGAAGACCGCCGGTGAAGTCGGTGATTTCCGGATGTACGTCGACCGGACCTACAACGTCCAAGGCGTCGGCCCGGTCGCTTCGGGGACCATCAAATCCGGCGAGGTCGAGGCCGGTGACGACCTCCTCATCGGGCCGATGCAGGACGGGACCTTCCGGGAGGTGCAGGTCCGCTCCATCGAGATGCACTACCACCGCGTCGACGAAGCCACCGCCGGGCGCATCGTCGGCATCGCCCTCAAGGGCGTCCGCGAGGCCGACATCGACCGCGGAATGGCGCTCTTGCCCGCCGACGCCGACCCGAACCCAGTCAAAACGTTCGAGGCGGAAGTGATGGTGTTGAACCACCCCACCCGAATCGGTGAAGGGTACGAACCCGTCGTCCACCTCGAAACCGTCAGCGAAGCCGCCGCGTTCTACCCCGAGGGCGGGCAACTGCTCCCCGGGGACGCCGGACGGACGACGGTCGAGTTCAAGTTCCGCTCGTACCTCGTCGAGGAGGGACAGAAGTTCGTCTTCCGCGAGGGCCGGTCGAAGGGCGTCGGAACGGTCACAGACGTGACCACCGACTGA
- a CDS encoding class I SAM-dependent methyltransferase, whose protein sequence is MNAPFWHGYPPYRPGVQPVSARAYGFDAAYSGAPAWDIGRPQRAFVALAEAGEIRGRVLDIGCGTGELSLYLADRGHDVLGVDFAPQAVARARQKARWRGSGAQFLVWDALAVDALSMRFDTVVDSALFHCLDDAERDRYVEAVHAALRDGGRCFVLAAAAPERWGRRPGGVAYSEFGARFADGWDLSWVRNAAFENRQYPYQHPAYLAKATRQ, encoded by the coding sequence GTGAACGCCCCCTTCTGGCACGGCTACCCGCCGTACCGTCCCGGCGTTCAGCCGGTTTCGGCCCGAGCCTACGGGTTCGACGCGGCCTACTCCGGCGCGCCAGCCTGGGACATCGGACGACCCCAGCGCGCGTTCGTAGCCCTCGCGGAAGCGGGCGAGATTCGCGGCCGCGTCCTCGATATCGGCTGTGGAACCGGCGAGCTATCGCTCTATCTCGCCGACCGGGGCCACGACGTCCTCGGCGTCGACTTCGCGCCCCAAGCCGTCGCGCGGGCACGACAGAAGGCGAGATGGCGGGGTAGCGGCGCCCAGTTTCTGGTGTGGGACGCCCTCGCCGTCGACGCCCTCTCGATGCGGTTCGACACGGTGGTCGATTCGGCGCTGTTTCACTGCCTCGACGACGCGGAACGGGACCGATACGTCGAGGCCGTCCACGCCGCCCTGCGAGATGGGGGTCGGTGCTTCGTCCTCGCCGCGGCCGCTCCGGAACGGTGGGGCCGTCGACCGGGTGGCGTCGCGTACTCGGAGTTCGGGGCGCGATTCGCCGACGGTTGGGACCTCAGTTGGGTCCGTAACGCCGCCTTCGAGAACCGCCAGTACCCCTACCAACACCCGGCGTATCTGGCGAAGGCCACCCGTCAGTAA